Proteins co-encoded in one Juglans regia cultivar Chandler chromosome 16, Walnut 2.0, whole genome shotgun sequence genomic window:
- the LOC108986774 gene encoding RNA-binding protein 25-like isoform X2, giving the protein MGTQRFLRVLYLLPKLTMFATECSLACVLRLSVQLVIDSMPAAISYMLLMCGLSRYPSPYTPMVRSPFPPRSPGVINGLPAVSRPAIPGVPRVPCPIIPPVVMPIISMVTPAEKPQTTVYVGKIASTVENDFILSLLQLCGPIKSWKRAQDPTDGTPKGFGFCEFESAEGVLRALRQLSKFNIDGQELVLNVNQATKEYLERYVDKQTEISKKRKDAQAAEPEEGEETAVNVGENEHLKFSVEDSNKEESGLGNKENNDFASFGIVTNEDKEADRVALEKLTSMIEERLKTRPLPPPPPHPQATGDGPGNSKSDVPAKSRDGDSEMRNDAAEDKNDDEITSETKMASEHDRPETSSPDRSRRYDRRSRDRDRERDLKREKEQEIERYERGTQRERVRKEREQRRKIEEAERQYEECLKEWEYREREIEKQRQYEREREKERERKRMKEIKTDEDDEDGDSRRRWHRNMLENKRKRRLWEKEDDLANRYNEEEEIAKAKRRAEEQQEKQQKDALKVLSNNVTNKIAKTVLTEASSTEIKDNILEEGYEGASACESHIGESIVQNGTGEESTISSIAASDTQHAGNAPAKKLGFGLVGSGKRTGVPSVFHEEDDDARKEKKMRPLVPIDYSTEELEAVQPIIPGALSPNLAAAAEFAKCISNVNPKDDKPDVEREISRRFNHKLSQRGRDQGDENVNHTRVDNKEKILDREQGLDKMNTPDNKKLTSLKQLIDMIPRTKEELFSHEINWAVYDKHGLHERMRPWISKKIAEFLGEEETTLVDYIVSSTQEHVKASQMLELLHSILDDEAEMFVLKMWRMLIYEIKRVEAGLASK; this is encoded by the exons ATGGGTACCCAGCGGTTCCTCCGGGTACTATACCTCCTCCCG AAGCTGACCATGTTTGCCACTGAATGCTCGTTGGCTTGTGTTCTAAG GTTATCTGTTCAGCTGGTGATAGATTCCATGCCTGCTGCCATCTCTTATATGCTTTTGATGTGTG GACTTTCTCGTTATCCATCTCCATACACACCTATGGTTCGTTCTCCATTTCCTCCACGCTCTCCAGGAGTGATTAATGGCCTTCCAGCAGTGTCACGCCCCGCAATTCCAGGGGTTCCTAGAGTTCCTTGCCCCATTATACCCCCTGTTGTTATGCCAATTATTTCTATGGTTACACCAGCTGAGAAACCACAAACAACAGTTTACGTTGGTAAGATTGCATCAACagtggaaaatgattttatccTGTCTCTCCTTCAG CTTTGTGGACCCATCAAAAGTTGGAAACGTGCTCAAGATCCCACAGACGGGACTCCTAAAGGATTTGGGTTCTGTGAATTTGAGTCTGCTGAGGGGGTTCTTCGTGCATTGCGTCAACTTAGTAAATTTAATATTGATGGGCAAGAATTGGTG TTAAATGTTAATCAAGCAACAAAAGAATATCTGGAACGGTATGTTGATAAACAAACTGAAATCTCAAAGAAACGTAAAGATGCCCAAGCTGCAGAGCCCGAGGAAGGGGAAGAAACTGCAGTAAATGTCGGGGAGAATGAACATCTGAAGTTCTCTGTAGAGGACTCAAATAAAGAGGAAAGTGGTTTGGGGAACAAGGAAAATAATGATTTTGCTAGTTTTGGAATTGTAACTAATGAGGACAAGGAAGCTGACCGAGTGGCTTTGGAGAAGCTTACAAGCATGATAGAGGAGAGACTAAAGACCAGACCTCTGCCTCCTCCCCCTCCCCATCCACAAGCAACTGGTGACGGCCCTGGGAATTCAAAATCAGATGTACCTGCTAAATCAAGGGATGGAGACTCTGAAATGAGAAACG ATGCAGctgaagataaaaatgatgatgagaTAACTAGTGAAACCAAAATGGCTAGTGAGCATGATAGGCCTGAAACAAGTTCACCTGATAGGAGTAGAAGGTATGATAGGAGAAGCAGAGATAGAGACCGAGAGCGGGATTTGAAAAGGGAGAAGGAGCAGGAGATTGAAAGATATGAAAGAGGAACACAGCGAGAGCGAGTTAGGAAAGAAAGggagcaaagaagaaaaattgaggAGGCTGAGCGTCAGTATGAAGAGTGTCTTAAAGAGTGGGAgtatagagaaagagagatagagaaacaGCGGCAGTAtgagagggaaagggaaaaagagagggaaCGTAAACGGATGAAGGAGATAAaaactgatgaagatgatgaggatGGTGATTCGAGAAGAAGGTGGCACCGGAATATGTTAGAGAACAAGAGAAAGAGGAGGCTATGGGAAAAGGAAGATGACTTGGCCAATAGGTAtaatgaagaggaagaaattgCTAAGGCAAAGAGGAGAGCTGAGGAACAGCAAGAGAAGCAACAGAAGGATGCATTGAAGGTCTTGTCCAATAATGTAACAAATAAAATTGCAAAAACTGTGTTGACTGAAGCATCCAGTactgaaataaaagataatattcttgaagagggTTATGAAGGTGCTTCTGCTTGCGAGAGCCATATAG GTGAATCGATTGTACAGAATGGTACTGGTGAAGAATCAACCATATCGTCAATTGCTGCATCAGATACACAGCATGCTGGCAATGCCCCTGCAAAGAAGTTGGGGTTTGGTTTAGTTGGCTCTGGAAAACGAACTGGTGTCCCTTCTGTTTTCCACGAGGAGGATGATGATGCacgtaaagaaaaaaagatgaggCCCCTTGTCCCGATTGATTACTCAACTGAGGAACTGGAGGCTGTCCAACCTATCATTCCTGGGGCACTGTCGCCAAATTTGGCTGCAGCAGCAGAATTTGCAAAGTGCATATCAAATGTTAATCCCAAAGACGATAAGCCTGATGTAGAAAGGGAAATAAGTAGACGTTTTAATCACAAGTTGAGCCAGCGGGGTAGGGACCAGGGTGATGAGAATGTGAATCACACCAGAGTTGACAACAAGGAGAAGATTCTTGACCGGGAGCAAGGGCTGGATAAAATGAATACACCAGATAACAAGAAGCTTACGAGTTTAAAGCAGTTGATAGATATGATACCAAGGACCAAGGAAGAGTTATTCTCACATGAGATTAACTGGGCCGTGTATGACAAG CATGGGCTGCATGAAAGAATGAGACCATGGATTTCGAAGAAGATTGCTGAGTTTTTAGGAGAGGAAGAAACCACACTGGTAGATTACATTGTATCCAGTACTCAAGAACATGTGAAAGCATCTCAAATGCTGGAACTGCTACATTCTATTTTAGATGATGAAGCCGAAATGTTTGTTCTCAAAATGTGGAGGATGCTCATATATGAAATTAAGAGGGTAGAGGCAGGCCTTGCTTCAAAGTGA
- the LOC108986774 gene encoding RNA-binding protein 25-like isoform X5 — protein sequence MFATECSLACVLRLSVQLVIDSMPAAISYMLLMCGLSRYPSPYTPMVRSPFPPRSPGVINGLPAVSRPAIPGVPRVPCPIIPPVVMPIISMVTPAEKPQTTVYVGKIASTVENDFILSLLQLCGPIKSWKRAQDPTDGTPKGFGFCEFESAEGVLRALRQLSKFNIDGQELVLNVNQATKEYLERYVDKQTEISKKRKDAQAAEPEEGEETAVNVGENEHLKFSVEDSNKEESGLGNKENNDFASFGIVTNEDKEADRVALEKLTSMIEERLKTRPLPPPPPHPQATGDGPGNSKSDVPAKSRDGDSEMRNDAAEDKNDDEITSETKMASEHDRPETSSPDRSRRYDRRSRDRDRERDLKREKEQEIERYERGTQRERVRKEREQRRKIEEAERQYEECLKEWEYREREIEKQRQYEREREKERERKRMKEIKTDEDDEDGDSRRRWHRNMLENKRKRRLWEKEDDLANRYNEEEEIAKAKRRAEEQQEKQQKDALKVLSNNVTNKIAKTVLTEASSTEIKDNILEEGYEGASACESHIGESIVQNGTGEESTISSIAASDTQHAGNAPAKKLGFGLVGSGKRTGVPSVFHEEDDDARKEKKMRPLVPIDYSTEELEAVQPIIPGALSPNLAAAAEFAKCISNVNPKDDKPDVEREISRRFNHKLSQRGRDQGDENVNHTRVDNKEKILDREQGLDKMNTPDNKKLTSLKQLIDMIPRTKEELFSHEINWAVYDKHGLHERMRPWISKKIAEFLGEEETTLVDYIVSSTQEHVKASQMLELLHSILDDEAEMFVLKMWRMLIYEIKRVEAGLASK from the exons ATGTTTGCCACTGAATGCTCGTTGGCTTGTGTTCTAAG GTTATCTGTTCAGCTGGTGATAGATTCCATGCCTGCTGCCATCTCTTATATGCTTTTGATGTGTG GACTTTCTCGTTATCCATCTCCATACACACCTATGGTTCGTTCTCCATTTCCTCCACGCTCTCCAGGAGTGATTAATGGCCTTCCAGCAGTGTCACGCCCCGCAATTCCAGGGGTTCCTAGAGTTCCTTGCCCCATTATACCCCCTGTTGTTATGCCAATTATTTCTATGGTTACACCAGCTGAGAAACCACAAACAACAGTTTACGTTGGTAAGATTGCATCAACagtggaaaatgattttatccTGTCTCTCCTTCAG CTTTGTGGACCCATCAAAAGTTGGAAACGTGCTCAAGATCCCACAGACGGGACTCCTAAAGGATTTGGGTTCTGTGAATTTGAGTCTGCTGAGGGGGTTCTTCGTGCATTGCGTCAACTTAGTAAATTTAATATTGATGGGCAAGAATTGGTG TTAAATGTTAATCAAGCAACAAAAGAATATCTGGAACGGTATGTTGATAAACAAACTGAAATCTCAAAGAAACGTAAAGATGCCCAAGCTGCAGAGCCCGAGGAAGGGGAAGAAACTGCAGTAAATGTCGGGGAGAATGAACATCTGAAGTTCTCTGTAGAGGACTCAAATAAAGAGGAAAGTGGTTTGGGGAACAAGGAAAATAATGATTTTGCTAGTTTTGGAATTGTAACTAATGAGGACAAGGAAGCTGACCGAGTGGCTTTGGAGAAGCTTACAAGCATGATAGAGGAGAGACTAAAGACCAGACCTCTGCCTCCTCCCCCTCCCCATCCACAAGCAACTGGTGACGGCCCTGGGAATTCAAAATCAGATGTACCTGCTAAATCAAGGGATGGAGACTCTGAAATGAGAAACG ATGCAGctgaagataaaaatgatgatgagaTAACTAGTGAAACCAAAATGGCTAGTGAGCATGATAGGCCTGAAACAAGTTCACCTGATAGGAGTAGAAGGTATGATAGGAGAAGCAGAGATAGAGACCGAGAGCGGGATTTGAAAAGGGAGAAGGAGCAGGAGATTGAAAGATATGAAAGAGGAACACAGCGAGAGCGAGTTAGGAAAGAAAGggagcaaagaagaaaaattgaggAGGCTGAGCGTCAGTATGAAGAGTGTCTTAAAGAGTGGGAgtatagagaaagagagatagagaaacaGCGGCAGTAtgagagggaaagggaaaaagagagggaaCGTAAACGGATGAAGGAGATAAaaactgatgaagatgatgaggatGGTGATTCGAGAAGAAGGTGGCACCGGAATATGTTAGAGAACAAGAGAAAGAGGAGGCTATGGGAAAAGGAAGATGACTTGGCCAATAGGTAtaatgaagaggaagaaattgCTAAGGCAAAGAGGAGAGCTGAGGAACAGCAAGAGAAGCAACAGAAGGATGCATTGAAGGTCTTGTCCAATAATGTAACAAATAAAATTGCAAAAACTGTGTTGACTGAAGCATCCAGTactgaaataaaagataatattcttgaagagggTTATGAAGGTGCTTCTGCTTGCGAGAGCCATATAG GTGAATCGATTGTACAGAATGGTACTGGTGAAGAATCAACCATATCGTCAATTGCTGCATCAGATACACAGCATGCTGGCAATGCCCCTGCAAAGAAGTTGGGGTTTGGTTTAGTTGGCTCTGGAAAACGAACTGGTGTCCCTTCTGTTTTCCACGAGGAGGATGATGATGCacgtaaagaaaaaaagatgaggCCCCTTGTCCCGATTGATTACTCAACTGAGGAACTGGAGGCTGTCCAACCTATCATTCCTGGGGCACTGTCGCCAAATTTGGCTGCAGCAGCAGAATTTGCAAAGTGCATATCAAATGTTAATCCCAAAGACGATAAGCCTGATGTAGAAAGGGAAATAAGTAGACGTTTTAATCACAAGTTGAGCCAGCGGGGTAGGGACCAGGGTGATGAGAATGTGAATCACACCAGAGTTGACAACAAGGAGAAGATTCTTGACCGGGAGCAAGGGCTGGATAAAATGAATACACCAGATAACAAGAAGCTTACGAGTTTAAAGCAGTTGATAGATATGATACCAAGGACCAAGGAAGAGTTATTCTCACATGAGATTAACTGGGCCGTGTATGACAAG CATGGGCTGCATGAAAGAATGAGACCATGGATTTCGAAGAAGATTGCTGAGTTTTTAGGAGAGGAAGAAACCACACTGGTAGATTACATTGTATCCAGTACTCAAGAACATGTGAAAGCATCTCAAATGCTGGAACTGCTACATTCTATTTTAGATGATGAAGCCGAAATGTTTGTTCTCAAAATGTGGAGGATGCTCATATATGAAATTAAGAGGGTAGAGGCAGGCCTTGCTTCAAAGTGA
- the LOC108986774 gene encoding RNA-binding protein 25-like isoform X1, with protein sequence MADPPATPEPNHSQPEPDTPNPLSSQPDSAPASSPPQPQLSIPSSPPITAKPTSNTPALASAFPPPPPPPPPSLPMVSYAPTHVSGGAMAPSFRPVPQFLSMPSPGLTNPNYQNPGGVHPPGVSMAVSGGVGAGPMSVPQPMLPYQFPPGHHPRPYPPPMPNGYPAVPPGTIPPPGLSRYPSPYTPMVRSPFPPRSPGVINGLPAVSRPAIPGVPRVPCPIIPPVVMPIISMVTPAEKPQTTVYVGKIASTVENDFILSLLQLCGPIKSWKRAQDPTDGTPKGFGFCEFESAEGVLRALRQLSKFNIDGQELVLNVNQATKEYLERYVDKQTEISKKRKDAQAAEPEEGEETAVNVGENEHLKFSVEDSNKEESGLGNKENNDFASFGIVTNEDKEADRVALEKLTSMIEERLKTRPLPPPPPHPQATGDGPGNSKSDVPAKSRDGDSEMRNDAAEDKNDDEITSETKMASEHDRPETSSPDRSRRYDRRSRDRDRERDLKREKEQEIERYERGTQRERVRKEREQRRKIEEAERQYEECLKEWEYREREIEKQRQYEREREKERERKRMKEIKTDEDDEDGDSRRRWHRNMLENKRKRRLWEKEDDLANRYNEEEEIAKAKRRAEEQQEKQQKDALKVLSNNVTNKIAKTVLTEASSTEIKDNILEEGYEGASACESHIGESIVQNGTGEESTISSIAASDTQHAGNAPAKKLGFGLVGSGKRTGVPSVFHEEDDDARKEKKMRPLVPIDYSTEELEAVQPIIPGALSPNLAAAAEFAKCISNVNPKDDKPDVEREISRRFNHKLSQRGRDQGDENVNHTRVDNKEKILDREQGLDKMNTPDNKKLTSLKQLIDMIPRTKEELFSHEINWAVYDKHGLHERMRPWISKKIAEFLGEEETTLVDYIVSSTQEHVKASQMLELLHSILDDEAEMFVLKMWRMLIYEIKRVEAGLASK encoded by the exons ATGGCTGACCCTCCTGCAACCCCAGAACCCAATCATTCACAACCCGAACCCGACACCCCCAATCCCTTATCAAGCCAACCCGACTCGGCGCCCGCCTCCTCACCACCACAACCGCAATTGTCGATTCCGTCGTCCCCACCTATCACTGCTAAACCTACTTCAAACACTCCCGCTCTAGCCTCTGCGTTTCCACCGCCGCCGCCTCCACCGCCTCCATCGTTGCCTATGGTCTCCTATGCGCCGACTCATGTCTCCGGCGGAGCCATGGCACCTTCATTCCGGCCGGTCCCGCAGTTCTTGTCTATGCCGAGTCCCGGTTTGACTAACCCCAATTACCAGAACCCTGGCGGGGTTCATCCCCCTGGTGTGAGCATGGCGGTGAGTGGTGGCGTTGGGGCGGGTCCGATGTCTGTGCCGCAGCCGATGCTGCCTTATCAGTTTCCGCCGGGTCATCATCCGAGACCCTACCCGCCGCCGATGCCAAATGGGTACCCAGCGGTTCCTCCGGGTACTATACCTCCTCCCG GACTTTCTCGTTATCCATCTCCATACACACCTATGGTTCGTTCTCCATTTCCTCCACGCTCTCCAGGAGTGATTAATGGCCTTCCAGCAGTGTCACGCCCCGCAATTCCAGGGGTTCCTAGAGTTCCTTGCCCCATTATACCCCCTGTTGTTATGCCAATTATTTCTATGGTTACACCAGCTGAGAAACCACAAACAACAGTTTACGTTGGTAAGATTGCATCAACagtggaaaatgattttatccTGTCTCTCCTTCAG CTTTGTGGACCCATCAAAAGTTGGAAACGTGCTCAAGATCCCACAGACGGGACTCCTAAAGGATTTGGGTTCTGTGAATTTGAGTCTGCTGAGGGGGTTCTTCGTGCATTGCGTCAACTTAGTAAATTTAATATTGATGGGCAAGAATTGGTG TTAAATGTTAATCAAGCAACAAAAGAATATCTGGAACGGTATGTTGATAAACAAACTGAAATCTCAAAGAAACGTAAAGATGCCCAAGCTGCAGAGCCCGAGGAAGGGGAAGAAACTGCAGTAAATGTCGGGGAGAATGAACATCTGAAGTTCTCTGTAGAGGACTCAAATAAAGAGGAAAGTGGTTTGGGGAACAAGGAAAATAATGATTTTGCTAGTTTTGGAATTGTAACTAATGAGGACAAGGAAGCTGACCGAGTGGCTTTGGAGAAGCTTACAAGCATGATAGAGGAGAGACTAAAGACCAGACCTCTGCCTCCTCCCCCTCCCCATCCACAAGCAACTGGTGACGGCCCTGGGAATTCAAAATCAGATGTACCTGCTAAATCAAGGGATGGAGACTCTGAAATGAGAAACG ATGCAGctgaagataaaaatgatgatgagaTAACTAGTGAAACCAAAATGGCTAGTGAGCATGATAGGCCTGAAACAAGTTCACCTGATAGGAGTAGAAGGTATGATAGGAGAAGCAGAGATAGAGACCGAGAGCGGGATTTGAAAAGGGAGAAGGAGCAGGAGATTGAAAGATATGAAAGAGGAACACAGCGAGAGCGAGTTAGGAAAGAAAGggagcaaagaagaaaaattgaggAGGCTGAGCGTCAGTATGAAGAGTGTCTTAAAGAGTGGGAgtatagagaaagagagatagagaaacaGCGGCAGTAtgagagggaaagggaaaaagagagggaaCGTAAACGGATGAAGGAGATAAaaactgatgaagatgatgaggatGGTGATTCGAGAAGAAGGTGGCACCGGAATATGTTAGAGAACAAGAGAAAGAGGAGGCTATGGGAAAAGGAAGATGACTTGGCCAATAGGTAtaatgaagaggaagaaattgCTAAGGCAAAGAGGAGAGCTGAGGAACAGCAAGAGAAGCAACAGAAGGATGCATTGAAGGTCTTGTCCAATAATGTAACAAATAAAATTGCAAAAACTGTGTTGACTGAAGCATCCAGTactgaaataaaagataatattcttgaagagggTTATGAAGGTGCTTCTGCTTGCGAGAGCCATATAG GTGAATCGATTGTACAGAATGGTACTGGTGAAGAATCAACCATATCGTCAATTGCTGCATCAGATACACAGCATGCTGGCAATGCCCCTGCAAAGAAGTTGGGGTTTGGTTTAGTTGGCTCTGGAAAACGAACTGGTGTCCCTTCTGTTTTCCACGAGGAGGATGATGATGCacgtaaagaaaaaaagatgaggCCCCTTGTCCCGATTGATTACTCAACTGAGGAACTGGAGGCTGTCCAACCTATCATTCCTGGGGCACTGTCGCCAAATTTGGCTGCAGCAGCAGAATTTGCAAAGTGCATATCAAATGTTAATCCCAAAGACGATAAGCCTGATGTAGAAAGGGAAATAAGTAGACGTTTTAATCACAAGTTGAGCCAGCGGGGTAGGGACCAGGGTGATGAGAATGTGAATCACACCAGAGTTGACAACAAGGAGAAGATTCTTGACCGGGAGCAAGGGCTGGATAAAATGAATACACCAGATAACAAGAAGCTTACGAGTTTAAAGCAGTTGATAGATATGATACCAAGGACCAAGGAAGAGTTATTCTCACATGAGATTAACTGGGCCGTGTATGACAAG CATGGGCTGCATGAAAGAATGAGACCATGGATTTCGAAGAAGATTGCTGAGTTTTTAGGAGAGGAAGAAACCACACTGGTAGATTACATTGTATCCAGTACTCAAGAACATGTGAAAGCATCTCAAATGCTGGAACTGCTACATTCTATTTTAGATGATGAAGCCGAAATGTTTGTTCTCAAAATGTGGAGGATGCTCATATATGAAATTAAGAGGGTAGAGGCAGGCCTTGCTTCAAAGTGA
- the LOC108986774 gene encoding RNA-binding protein 25-like isoform X3, which produces MICQKLTMFATECSLACVLRLSVQLVIDSMPAAISYMLLMCGLSRYPSPYTPMVRSPFPPRSPGVINGLPAVSRPAIPGVPRVPCPIIPPVVMPIISMVTPAEKPQTTVYVGKIASTVENDFILSLLQLCGPIKSWKRAQDPTDGTPKGFGFCEFESAEGVLRALRQLSKFNIDGQELVLNVNQATKEYLERYVDKQTEISKKRKDAQAAEPEEGEETAVNVGENEHLKFSVEDSNKEESGLGNKENNDFASFGIVTNEDKEADRVALEKLTSMIEERLKTRPLPPPPPHPQATGDGPGNSKSDVPAKSRDGDSEMRNDAAEDKNDDEITSETKMASEHDRPETSSPDRSRRYDRRSRDRDRERDLKREKEQEIERYERGTQRERVRKEREQRRKIEEAERQYEECLKEWEYREREIEKQRQYEREREKERERKRMKEIKTDEDDEDGDSRRRWHRNMLENKRKRRLWEKEDDLANRYNEEEEIAKAKRRAEEQQEKQQKDALKVLSNNVTNKIAKTVLTEASSTEIKDNILEEGYEGASACESHIGESIVQNGTGEESTISSIAASDTQHAGNAPAKKLGFGLVGSGKRTGVPSVFHEEDDDARKEKKMRPLVPIDYSTEELEAVQPIIPGALSPNLAAAAEFAKCISNVNPKDDKPDVEREISRRFNHKLSQRGRDQGDENVNHTRVDNKEKILDREQGLDKMNTPDNKKLTSLKQLIDMIPRTKEELFSHEINWAVYDKHGLHERMRPWISKKIAEFLGEEETTLVDYIVSSTQEHVKASQMLELLHSILDDEAEMFVLKMWRMLIYEIKRVEAGLASK; this is translated from the exons ATGATTTGCCAGAAGCTGACCATGTTTGCCACTGAATGCTCGTTGGCTTGTGTTCTAAG GTTATCTGTTCAGCTGGTGATAGATTCCATGCCTGCTGCCATCTCTTATATGCTTTTGATGTGTG GACTTTCTCGTTATCCATCTCCATACACACCTATGGTTCGTTCTCCATTTCCTCCACGCTCTCCAGGAGTGATTAATGGCCTTCCAGCAGTGTCACGCCCCGCAATTCCAGGGGTTCCTAGAGTTCCTTGCCCCATTATACCCCCTGTTGTTATGCCAATTATTTCTATGGTTACACCAGCTGAGAAACCACAAACAACAGTTTACGTTGGTAAGATTGCATCAACagtggaaaatgattttatccTGTCTCTCCTTCAG CTTTGTGGACCCATCAAAAGTTGGAAACGTGCTCAAGATCCCACAGACGGGACTCCTAAAGGATTTGGGTTCTGTGAATTTGAGTCTGCTGAGGGGGTTCTTCGTGCATTGCGTCAACTTAGTAAATTTAATATTGATGGGCAAGAATTGGTG TTAAATGTTAATCAAGCAACAAAAGAATATCTGGAACGGTATGTTGATAAACAAACTGAAATCTCAAAGAAACGTAAAGATGCCCAAGCTGCAGAGCCCGAGGAAGGGGAAGAAACTGCAGTAAATGTCGGGGAGAATGAACATCTGAAGTTCTCTGTAGAGGACTCAAATAAAGAGGAAAGTGGTTTGGGGAACAAGGAAAATAATGATTTTGCTAGTTTTGGAATTGTAACTAATGAGGACAAGGAAGCTGACCGAGTGGCTTTGGAGAAGCTTACAAGCATGATAGAGGAGAGACTAAAGACCAGACCTCTGCCTCCTCCCCCTCCCCATCCACAAGCAACTGGTGACGGCCCTGGGAATTCAAAATCAGATGTACCTGCTAAATCAAGGGATGGAGACTCTGAAATGAGAAACG ATGCAGctgaagataaaaatgatgatgagaTAACTAGTGAAACCAAAATGGCTAGTGAGCATGATAGGCCTGAAACAAGTTCACCTGATAGGAGTAGAAGGTATGATAGGAGAAGCAGAGATAGAGACCGAGAGCGGGATTTGAAAAGGGAGAAGGAGCAGGAGATTGAAAGATATGAAAGAGGAACACAGCGAGAGCGAGTTAGGAAAGAAAGggagcaaagaagaaaaattgaggAGGCTGAGCGTCAGTATGAAGAGTGTCTTAAAGAGTGGGAgtatagagaaagagagatagagaaacaGCGGCAGTAtgagagggaaagggaaaaagagagggaaCGTAAACGGATGAAGGAGATAAaaactgatgaagatgatgaggatGGTGATTCGAGAAGAAGGTGGCACCGGAATATGTTAGAGAACAAGAGAAAGAGGAGGCTATGGGAAAAGGAAGATGACTTGGCCAATAGGTAtaatgaagaggaagaaattgCTAAGGCAAAGAGGAGAGCTGAGGAACAGCAAGAGAAGCAACAGAAGGATGCATTGAAGGTCTTGTCCAATAATGTAACAAATAAAATTGCAAAAACTGTGTTGACTGAAGCATCCAGTactgaaataaaagataatattcttgaagagggTTATGAAGGTGCTTCTGCTTGCGAGAGCCATATAG GTGAATCGATTGTACAGAATGGTACTGGTGAAGAATCAACCATATCGTCAATTGCTGCATCAGATACACAGCATGCTGGCAATGCCCCTGCAAAGAAGTTGGGGTTTGGTTTAGTTGGCTCTGGAAAACGAACTGGTGTCCCTTCTGTTTTCCACGAGGAGGATGATGATGCacgtaaagaaaaaaagatgaggCCCCTTGTCCCGATTGATTACTCAACTGAGGAACTGGAGGCTGTCCAACCTATCATTCCTGGGGCACTGTCGCCAAATTTGGCTGCAGCAGCAGAATTTGCAAAGTGCATATCAAATGTTAATCCCAAAGACGATAAGCCTGATGTAGAAAGGGAAATAAGTAGACGTTTTAATCACAAGTTGAGCCAGCGGGGTAGGGACCAGGGTGATGAGAATGTGAATCACACCAGAGTTGACAACAAGGAGAAGATTCTTGACCGGGAGCAAGGGCTGGATAAAATGAATACACCAGATAACAAGAAGCTTACGAGTTTAAAGCAGTTGATAGATATGATACCAAGGACCAAGGAAGAGTTATTCTCACATGAGATTAACTGGGCCGTGTATGACAAG CATGGGCTGCATGAAAGAATGAGACCATGGATTTCGAAGAAGATTGCTGAGTTTTTAGGAGAGGAAGAAACCACACTGGTAGATTACATTGTATCCAGTACTCAAGAACATGTGAAAGCATCTCAAATGCTGGAACTGCTACATTCTATTTTAGATGATGAAGCCGAAATGTTTGTTCTCAAAATGTGGAGGATGCTCATATATGAAATTAAGAGGGTAGAGGCAGGCCTTGCTTCAAAGTGA